The Croceibacterium sp. TMG7-5b_MA50 genome segment CAGCCTGTTCGGCGCGCACACCCTGCTGTGCGACCCGCACCGGCTGATCACTTTCGGCGGCAGCAGGCTGGCGCCCGCCACTGTCACCAGCCCCTACATCATCCGGGTGGCCATCGCCCTGCTGATGGTGGCATCCAGCATTGAAGGGGAAAGCACCATCCTAGATGCTGATCCCATCCGCCGGGCTCATCCGGGTTTCGTCGATAACTTCGTGAACCTCGGGGCCGACGTACAATGGGTAAAGTGAGCAAGACGGGTCGGTTGCCCCCGCTCAATAACTCCAATGCAACTGCGTGCGGATCAGGTCGCCCTCGGCGCGGCCGGTCCGCCGCTCGTCCGCCTCTCGCCGCTTCATGCGCGCATAGGCCAGCGTCAGTTCCAGCGCGTCCATCAGCGGCCATTCGACGCCGATCTCCCACTCGTCCGTCTCCAGCCGCGGCGCGTTGGTGGCCGCCTTCCAGCCGCCCCGGTAATGCTGCCAGCGGCCAAAGGTCAGCAGGCGGCCGCTGCCGATTTCACCCAGGTCATAGGTTAGTTGCAAGTAGCCGCCATTCAGCGGCGCCTCCTTGATCTGCTGCAGGGCGGTGTCAAACTGCGGACCCTGTCCCCATGCCCATTCCGCCTGGACGCCGAAGGGCTGCGGGTAGAGGATCGCGTGGACGCCGATCCTGTCCTCCCGGTAATCCAGCTCGCTGACGCCGCCGGTGCGCACCTCCGGCCGGATGCGGTTCAGCATCGCCGATCCGCCAAGCTCCAGCACCTGCCCGCGGAACATCGGGCCAAGGCCGTCCAGCTCGAAAGGCCAGGTCGCCATCGCCACCGTCATGGCGCTGCCATTGCGCTCCGCCCGGTTGGTGCCGCCGCCGTTGAACAGACCGACACCGAAGGCGCCGTAATTGCCGAACAGCTTTTGGCCGTCATCGTCCAGCCGGTCCCAGATGCGCTGCACATGCGGCGGCGTGTAATAGGCGACGACGCCCAGATCGCGCTCGCCCGGAACAGCGCTGTTGATCGCGTCGGACCGGTCGAGCGGGATGCGATTCGAGGATGATTGCAGGTTTTCCCAGCCGACCGGGACCTTTGACTGCCCGAACCGCAGCCGGAAGCTCTTTTCCCGATCCAGGAACACGTCGACATAGGCGTCGCGCAACTGGCCAAAGCCCTGGCGCGGCTCGGCGCTGGACTGGTTGTTCACGGCGGTGCCGAAATCGTGCTGCAGGTACAGCTCGATATTGTCGGTGACATCGCCCTGCAGGACCAGGCGCACTCGCCGGAGCGAGAAGCCGCCGTCGTCGTTGATCGAGGAATCGTGGACA includes the following:
- a CDS encoding porin, giving the protein MTRRRPYLFAVAATAIWVAVPVQAQSVSDLQRQIDELKAQVETLQRELRSAVQPAPMAATPPMPATPQVAPPAVAVSDPAPPVLADDGTADRMEPPARAPWYDRLQLRGYTQLRYNAFLSGDADAPAGMSRLRSVHDSSINDDGGFSLRRVRLVLQGDVTDNIELYLQHDFGTAVNNQSSAEPRQGFGQLRDAYVDVFLDREKSFRLRFGQSKVPVGWENLQSSSNRIPLDRSDAINSAVPGERDLGVVAYYTPPHVQRIWDRLDDDGQKLFGNYGAFGVGLFNGGGTNRAERNGSAMTVAMATWPFELDGLGPMFRGQVLELGGSAMLNRIRPEVRTGGVSELDYREDRIGVHAILYPQPFGVQAEWAWGQGPQFDTALQQIKEAPLNGGYLQLTYDLGEIGSGRLLTFGRWQHYRGGWKAATNAPRLETDEWEIGVEWPLMDALELTLAYARMKRREADERRTGRAEGDLIRTQLHWSY